The following coding sequences lie in one Pseudoalteromonas sp. Scap06 genomic window:
- the ccoS gene encoding cbb3-type cytochrome oxidase assembly protein CcoS encodes MSIIYILVPIAILFVLIAIGVFFWAVKGEQFSDLNKQGHSILFEDDKEQHNKSND; translated from the coding sequence ATGAGCATAATTTATATTTTAGTTCCTATCGCTATTTTGTTTGTATTGATTGCTATTGGCGTATTTTTTTGGGCAGTAAAAGGCGAGCAATTCTCTGATTTAAACAAGCAAGGCCACAGTATTTTGTTTGAAGACGACAAAGAGCAGCACAATAAAAGTAATGATTGA
- a CDS encoding heavy metal translocating P-type ATPase, with amino-acid sequence MSKNCFHCLESVPAGFDAHVIIDNTAEPMCCIGCQAVAQNIIDQGMTDYYKYRTVSAGKVEQLVPEQLAFIKSYDNEDIQDEFISTHNNNSEVLLSVEGITCAACAWLIEKQLLNLKSVKRVDVNTSTNRAMIHWDKSATPLSELITSLAEIGYKAYPFQSDLEAQQKQQTAKAYIRRLGVAGLMTMQVMMFAFAMYFGMFSGMDSNFEQYFRWISLILATPVILYSALPFLSNAINGLKAKQLNMDLPVSLAIFGAYGASCYATVMEVGEVYFESICMFTFLLLLGKYLEFRARLKASEFTANLQKLLPLTARTLDERGNEHIIAAKKLKLNDIVLIKAGETIPADGILVKGSTSVDESMMTGEHQPVRKYIDHNVYAGTVNHDGIIEIKINKLGQNTLLNQIIRLQHNALTKRPRLVEITDKVAQWFVAVLLVFASITAIGWYQVDPDVAFWITISVLVATCPCALSLAIPTALTCAVATLTRKGILIKQAHVLETLSKLTLFAFDKTGTLTQGKFSLDVIDILDDNYSKEQILDIAAQLESYSEHPIASAFKEFKGQRKFDDVQLHPGIGISAQFDNTHYAIGKSGWFDTKKTNAQATLYINKQAVARFYFVDKVKADADKLINVLQAANLSCHMLTGDASDAGAKVAKKLKLDSVLASCSPKDKQNAVDHWSSQGEIVAMVGDGVNDSPVFASAHLSIAMETGADISKNSADVVLLNSDLASISHLLTIAKQTRRIIKQNLALSLLYNGSILPLAAMGLVAPWMAVIGMSASSIIVICNSLRLLKL; translated from the coding sequence ATGTCTAAAAATTGCTTTCATTGTCTTGAAAGTGTGCCGGCAGGGTTTGACGCACACGTTATTATAGACAATACCGCTGAGCCAATGTGTTGCATTGGCTGCCAAGCGGTTGCTCAAAACATCATTGACCAAGGAATGACCGACTACTACAAATACCGCACCGTAAGTGCCGGCAAAGTAGAGCAACTGGTTCCTGAACAGCTCGCTTTTATTAAAAGCTATGACAATGAAGATATCCAAGATGAATTTATTAGTACGCACAACAACAACTCTGAGGTATTACTGAGTGTTGAAGGTATAACCTGCGCCGCCTGTGCCTGGCTAATTGAAAAGCAATTATTAAACCTTAAATCGGTAAAACGCGTTGATGTAAATACCTCAACAAATCGTGCCATGATCCACTGGGATAAAAGCGCCACGCCTTTAAGTGAGCTAATTACCTCATTGGCTGAAATAGGTTATAAAGCGTACCCCTTTCAATCTGATTTAGAAGCTCAGCAAAAGCAGCAAACTGCCAAAGCGTATATTCGTCGTCTCGGTGTTGCAGGTTTGATGACCATGCAAGTGATGATGTTTGCCTTTGCAATGTACTTTGGCATGTTCTCTGGAATGGACAGCAATTTTGAACAGTACTTTAGATGGATCAGTTTAATTCTCGCTACCCCCGTTATCCTATACAGCGCCCTGCCCTTTTTAAGTAATGCAATTAATGGCTTAAAAGCAAAACAGTTGAATATGGACTTACCAGTATCATTGGCTATTTTTGGTGCTTATGGCGCTAGCTGTTATGCCACAGTAATGGAAGTAGGCGAGGTTTACTTTGAATCTATTTGTATGTTTACCTTTTTACTCTTATTAGGTAAATACTTAGAATTTAGAGCGCGTTTAAAAGCCAGTGAATTCACTGCTAACTTGCAAAAGTTGTTACCCCTTACTGCCCGTACGCTCGATGAACGCGGTAATGAGCACATCATTGCCGCCAAAAAACTCAAACTTAACGATATTGTGTTAATAAAGGCAGGCGAAACCATTCCTGCTGATGGCATATTAGTTAAAGGCAGTACCAGTGTTGATGAGTCGATGATGACCGGCGAACATCAACCAGTACGAAAGTACATTGATCATAACGTGTATGCAGGCACGGTTAATCATGATGGTATAATTGAAATAAAAATCAACAAGCTAGGCCAAAACACCCTGCTTAATCAAATTATTCGCCTGCAACATAATGCCCTGACAAAACGCCCAAGACTGGTTGAAATTACCGATAAAGTGGCGCAGTGGTTTGTTGCTGTATTACTAGTATTTGCCTCCATAACTGCGATTGGTTGGTATCAGGTAGACCCTGACGTTGCATTTTGGATCACTATTTCGGTGTTAGTGGCCACTTGCCCGTGCGCATTAAGTTTAGCAATTCCAACCGCATTAACCTGTGCTGTAGCAACCTTAACCCGCAAAGGCATATTAATAAAGCAAGCGCATGTGCTCGAAACGCTATCAAAGCTCACTTTATTTGCCTTTGATAAAACAGGTACGCTTACACAAGGTAAATTTAGCCTCGACGTGATTGACATACTTGATGATAACTACAGCAAAGAGCAAATTCTTGATATTGCAGCCCAGCTTGAAAGTTATTCTGAACACCCTATTGCCAGTGCATTTAAGGAGTTTAAAGGACAGCGTAAATTTGACGATGTACAACTCCACCCAGGCATTGGGATAAGCGCCCAGTTTGATAATACCCATTACGCTATTGGTAAAAGTGGCTGGTTTGATACAAAGAAAACCAACGCACAAGCCACGCTTTATATAAACAAGCAGGCTGTTGCACGCTTTTACTTTGTAGATAAAGTTAAAGCTGATGCCGATAAGCTAATTAATGTTTTACAAGCGGCTAACCTTAGTTGCCATATGCTAACTGGTGATGCATCTGATGCGGGTGCCAAAGTAGCTAAAAAGTTAAAGCTTGATTCAGTACTTGCCAGTTGCAGTCCAAAAGATAAACAAAATGCCGTTGATCACTGGTCATCGCAAGGTGAAATTGTTGCTATGGTTGGCGATGGCGTAAACGACAGCCCAGTATTTGCCAGTGCCCATTTATCTATCGCCATGGAAACCGGTGCCGATATATCTAAAAACAGTGCTGATGTTGTATTGCTTAACAGTGACTTAGCTTCAATCTCGCATTTGTTAACTATTGCTAAACAAACACGACGTATAATTAAGCAAAACTTGGCGCTTTCTTTATTATATAATGGCTCTATATTACCGCTAGCGGCTATGGGCTTAGTTGCTCCTTGGATGGCCGTTATTGGTATGTCTGCCAGCTCTATTATTGTGATATGTAATTCACTAAGGCTATTAAAGTTATGA
- a CDS encoding FixH family protein: MQPTPWYKNFWPWFLIFFPLAAIIGCISLFITAIGNGPDMVVDDYYKKGKAINLELIKFDKAKALYLHGDLNVSDERVSFKFTKGDTSNIHALKLSFFHRTIKAHDFEATLTPNANQEFTALLESYTPGAYSVFIEPVDASWKMKESVTLPTTTTILVTPNYK; this comes from the coding sequence ATGCAACCGACTCCGTGGTATAAAAATTTTTGGCCTTGGTTTTTAATCTTCTTCCCTCTAGCTGCAATTATTGGCTGCATTAGTTTATTTATTACAGCCATTGGTAACGGCCCAGATATGGTCGTTGATGACTATTATAAAAAAGGCAAAGCAATTAATTTAGAGCTGATCAAATTTGATAAAGCAAAAGCTTTATATTTACATGGTGACCTAAATGTATCTGATGAGCGAGTAAGCTTTAAATTTACTAAAGGCGATACGAGCAACATTCATGCGCTAAAATTATCGTTTTTTCATCGCACTATAAAAGCTCATGATTTTGAAGCTACCCTCACTCCAAATGCTAATCAAGAGTTTACTGCATTATTAGAAAGCTACACGCCTGGTGCTTACTCAGTGTTTATTGAACCTGTTGATGCTAGTTGGAAAATGAAAGAAAGTGTCACTTTACCAACCACAACCACCATTTTAGTTACTCCTAACTATAAGTAG
- the ccoP gene encoding cytochrome-c oxidase, cbb3-type subunit III: MTSFWSIWVIVLTLACLIIIFGLLVWNLKNYVGVKEGESCGHEFDGIEELNNPLPKWWTYMFFATFVWSVYYLAAYPGLGNWEGLAKWTSSNQGVTSLTESKEAVVDAQENGRFVKLDAEYRAAEERFGPIFNELAKTPVLELVDSKLAGDAAQQIALENGTKHEQTQGQLAVEIGQRLFAQNCAQCHGSDARGGTGFPNLTDNDWLYGGTPDKIRETLLLGRVAAMPPWGDALGEQGVKEMTAYVLSLSGRTVNQKDAAAGKAKFAMCAACHGADGKGSVAHNLPFGAPNLTDNIWLYGGSQRAVEETLNHGRAGVMPAFKEILGEDKIHLLTAYVYSLSQEK; the protein is encoded by the coding sequence ATGACTAGCTTTTGGAGTATATGGGTTATTGTATTAACCCTTGCATGCTTAATCATTATCTTTGGTCTACTAGTTTGGAACTTAAAAAACTATGTAGGTGTAAAAGAAGGTGAAAGCTGTGGACATGAGTTTGACGGCATTGAAGAATTAAACAATCCACTACCAAAATGGTGGACTTACATGTTCTTCGCAACGTTTGTATGGTCTGTTTATTACTTAGCAGCTTACCCAGGTTTAGGTAACTGGGAAGGCTTAGCAAAGTGGACCAGCTCAAATCAAGGTGTTACCTCTTTAACTGAATCGAAAGAAGCAGTGGTAGACGCTCAAGAAAACGGTCGCTTTGTAAAGCTAGATGCAGAATACCGCGCCGCTGAAGAGCGTTTTGGCCCAATTTTCAATGAATTGGCAAAAACCCCTGTTTTAGAATTGGTTGACTCTAAATTAGCGGGTGATGCAGCTCAGCAAATCGCTCTTGAAAATGGCACTAAACATGAACAAACGCAAGGTCAATTAGCAGTTGAAATTGGTCAACGCTTATTTGCTCAAAACTGTGCGCAATGTCATGGCTCTGATGCTCGTGGTGGTACAGGCTTCCCTAACCTAACAGATAACGACTGGTTATATGGTGGTACGCCTGACAAAATCAGAGAAACGTTACTTTTAGGCCGTGTTGCAGCAATGCCTCCTTGGGGTGATGCATTAGGCGAGCAAGGCGTTAAAGAAATGACGGCTTACGTACTTAGCCTATCTGGTCGTACTGTTAACCAAAAAGATGCCGCGGCAGGTAAAGCGAAATTTGCGATGTGTGCAGCTTGTCATGGTGCAGATGGTAAAGGCTCAGTTGCGCATAACCTACCGTTCGGTGCACCTAATCTAACTGATAACATTTGGTTATACGGTGGTTCTCAACGTGCTGTTGAAGAAACACTAAACCACGGCCGTGCTGGTGTAATGCCTGCTTTTAAAGAGATCTTAGGCGAAGACAAAATTCACCTATTAACTGCTTACGTTTATAGCTTATCGCAAGAAAAATAA
- a CDS encoding cbb3-type cytochrome c oxidase subunit 3, whose amino-acid sequence MDYGTYRGILTLVILVLFIVIVGWAYSKRSKSRFKDAANVIFEDEKKHNNTLSNEEKGSEK is encoded by the coding sequence ATGGACTACGGGACATACAGAGGCATTTTGACTCTGGTAATTTTAGTATTATTTATTGTGATTGTTGGATGGGCATATAGCAAGCGTAGTAAAAGTCGTTTTAAAGACGCTGCTAATGTCATATTTGAAGATGAAAAAAAACACAACAATACACTCTCTAACGAGGAAAAGGGGTCTGAGAAATGA
- the ccoO gene encoding cytochrome-c oxidase, cbb3-type subunit II — translation MSNKNSQNKHEIIEKNIGLMAILTVFAISFGALVEITPLMFQDDTTKPVDGLRPLNALEFEGRDIYVREGCANCHSQMIRPFRDEVERYGHYSVAGESVWDHPFLWGSKRTGPDLARVGKRYSDDWHYAHLVDPRAVVPESNMPGFPWLAENTLDTSLTLKKLQIFRDTFAINPENPKHPGLGYGSDEELIADIAKVDAMNDGKGATEMQALIAYLQQLGTHLK, via the coding sequence ATGAGCAATAAAAATTCGCAAAATAAACACGAAATTATCGAGAAAAACATCGGCCTTATGGCCATCTTGACTGTTTTCGCAATCAGCTTTGGTGCATTGGTGGAAATTACTCCGCTAATGTTCCAAGACGACACAACTAAACCCGTTGATGGGTTACGCCCGTTAAATGCGCTTGAGTTTGAAGGTCGTGACATCTATGTGCGTGAAGGTTGTGCTAACTGTCACTCACAAATGATTCGTCCATTTCGTGATGAAGTTGAGCGTTACGGTCACTACTCGGTTGCGGGTGAGTCAGTATGGGATCACCCATTCCTTTGGGGCTCTAAACGTACTGGTCCTGACTTAGCACGTGTAGGTAAACGTTACTCAGATGACTGGCATTATGCGCACTTAGTTGACCCACGTGCAGTGGTTCCTGAGTCGAATATGCCAGGCTTCCCTTGGTTAGCAGAGAACACGCTTGATACAAGCCTGACTCTGAAAAAGCTACAAATTTTCCGTGACACGTTTGCTATTAACCCAGAAAACCCAAAACACCCGGGTTTAGGTTATGGCAGTGACGAGGAATTAATCGCTGACATTGCTAAAGTTGACGCAATGAATGACGGTAAAGGTGCAACAGAAATGCAAGCCCTTATTGCTTATTTGCAACAACTTGGCACACATTTGAAGTAG
- the ccoN gene encoding cytochrome-c oxidase, cbb3-type subunit I has translation MSQTVASQTEYNYKVVRQFAIMTVIWGIVGMGIGVLIAAQLAWPALNFDTPWLTYSRLRPLHTNAVIFAFGTSALFATSYYVVQRTCQTRLLSDKLAAFTFWGWQLVIVLAAITLPMGISSSKEYAELEWPIDILIAVVWVTYAVVFMGTIAKRKVAHIYVANWFYAGFIITVAVLHIVNSMAVPVSLTKSYSIYAGAVDAMVQWWYGHNAVGFLLTAGFLGMMYYFVPKQAGRPVYSYRLSVVHFWALISLYIWAGPHHLHYTALPDWTQSLGMVMSIILFVPSWGGMINGIMTLSGAWHKLRTDPVLRFLVVSLSFYGMSTFEGPMMAIKSVNALSHYTDWTVGHVHSGALGWVAMISIGAIYHLIPALFSQGRMYSIKLINTHFWLHTVGVVLYIVAMWISGVMQGLMWRAVNSDGTLMYSFVQSLEASHPFYVMRFLGGVFIVTGMLVMAYNVYRTVSAKNNSLELDEQAQLA, from the coding sequence ATGAGCCAAACAGTAGCATCACAAACTGAGTACAATTATAAAGTTGTACGCCAATTCGCTATTATGACAGTGATTTGGGGCATCGTTGGCATGGGTATTGGGGTTCTGATTGCTGCCCAACTAGCTTGGCCAGCACTTAACTTTGACACACCATGGTTAACTTACTCTCGACTTCGTCCGTTACACACGAACGCAGTAATTTTCGCATTTGGTACAAGTGCTCTTTTTGCGACGTCTTATTACGTCGTACAACGTACATGTCAAACGCGCCTTCTTTCAGATAAATTAGCCGCCTTCACCTTTTGGGGTTGGCAGTTAGTGATTGTTCTAGCAGCAATTACTCTACCTATGGGTATTTCAAGTTCTAAAGAGTATGCAGAACTTGAGTGGCCTATCGATATCTTAATTGCTGTTGTTTGGGTAACGTACGCTGTTGTATTTATGGGCACTATTGCTAAACGTAAAGTGGCTCATATTTATGTAGCTAACTGGTTCTATGCTGGTTTCATTATTACTGTTGCAGTACTTCATATTGTTAACAGCATGGCTGTTCCAGTCTCACTAACTAAATCATACTCAATTTACGCCGGTGCGGTTGATGCGATGGTTCAGTGGTGGTACGGGCACAATGCTGTAGGTTTTCTTCTTACTGCTGGCTTCTTAGGTATGATGTATTACTTTGTACCAAAGCAAGCGGGTCGTCCAGTTTACTCATACCGTTTATCGGTTGTTCACTTTTGGGCACTTATCTCGCTTTACATTTGGGCAGGTCCTCACCACCTTCACTACACTGCGCTTCCTGATTGGACGCAAAGCTTAGGTATGGTGATGTCTATTATCTTATTCGTGCCGTCTTGGGGTGGTATGATCAACGGTATTATGACACTTTCAGGCGCATGGCATAAGTTACGTACTGACCCGGTACTTCGTTTCTTAGTGGTTTCATTGTCTTTCTACGGTATGTCGACGTTTGAAGGTCCAATGATGGCAATTAAATCTGTAAATGCGTTATCGCACTACACAGATTGGACAGTAGGTCACGTACACTCAGGTGCATTAGGTTGGGTTGCAATGATTTCTATCGGTGCAATTTACCACCTTATTCCAGCGTTATTCTCGCAAGGTCGTATGTACAGCATTAAATTAATCAATACACACTTCTGGTTACACACAGTGGGTGTTGTTTTATACATTGTTGCAATGTGGATTTCAGGTGTAATGCAAGGCCTAATGTGGCGTGCAGTTAACTCTGACGGTACATTAATGTACAGCTTTGTTCAGTCGTTAGAAGCCTCTCATCCTTTCTATGTTATGCGTTTCTTAGGCGGTGTATTCATCGTTACAGGTATGCTGGTTATGGCTTATAACGTTTATCGTACAGTTTCAGCGAAAAATAACTCGCTAGAACTTGATGAACAAGCGCAGTTAGCATAA
- a CDS encoding TonB-dependent receptor, translating to MKKSTLGLAVIAAIPMFSSVQVLAADEAVKSIEKIQVTGSRIKRSDMENASPVTLIGADDIQAMGATSIDSVLQKMTATGGAMTNPGINNGSGGNARIDLRGLGANRTLVLVNGRRMIASGTGAASTVDLNTIPVSMIKQVEVLKDGASAVYGTDAVAGVVNIILKDNFEGLDMNVNSAITGEGDATENSIDFTVGSSFDKGNIVIGMQYTDRGKASQADRGFSDCPIAEDANGLNCNGGSVYAEGGHIWQDSTTTALNDKGEEVSVGLAQGDNGLSGQGGLHPFTDADRYNFSPTSYLYTPMERLNLTGIATYEISDDTSLFAEFTYTKRWSEQQMAPQPVWFGFKYDESMGDSLLGQSYTSKVDRNGDGYADVDADGKYITESANYAYGDDLFYGRRMSDTGPRIFEQSVDTVRAVVGAEGFVGDYSWDVSANFGRNDSVDKLSNLHNMGAIGDSILRTVDGEVEGTFNPLDQSAWTSEDFRKNVYTEVNNGGSQLFIIAASVSGELFELPAGYAAFAAGVERRQEKAWFTPDSLTAQGLANDPMVEPTAGGFDVNEAYVEFALPLLTDAPFAQNVELSAAIRAFDYSTFGSDNTWKLGLTWKANDELMLRSVVSTAFRAPTVSELYSGNSPSFNQVEFPGAQEQAEVTVGGNDALTPEEADTFTAGIVYEPQWFDGFSMTLDYYSIEIENAIATVDNQYIVDQCLAVDTNAGSALCQSANVNLDSTGRITFNNQLQNIGSEKTSGVDLNLAYSFEAVGLNWKAGLDTTYLDEYVVEVTGSPVDYAGLVTSGSGGYADLKSNLTINVSGDNWDAQYQMRYIAGMDSYACLNKDTCYAPTTPSVIYSDLSGSYLVNDTVSLTAGVNNLFDKQPPYYTGNNDSNTDPYTYDVLGRRFFANVNVKF from the coding sequence ATGAAAAAATCAACTCTTGGTTTAGCTGTAATTGCAGCAATCCCAATGTTCTCAAGTGTTCAAGTTTTAGCTGCAGACGAAGCAGTAAAGTCAATTGAAAAAATTCAAGTAACGGGTTCTCGTATCAAGCGTTCAGACATGGAAAACGCAAGCCCAGTTACACTTATCGGTGCTGATGACATTCAAGCTATGGGTGCAACAAGTATTGATAGTGTTTTACAAAAAATGACCGCTACGGGCGGTGCAATGACCAACCCAGGTATTAATAATGGTTCGGGTGGCAACGCACGTATCGATTTACGTGGCTTAGGTGCTAACCGTACATTAGTACTTGTTAATGGTCGTCGTATGATTGCATCAGGTACTGGTGCAGCATCAACGGTTGATTTAAACACTATTCCGGTTTCGATGATCAAACAAGTAGAAGTACTTAAAGATGGTGCATCTGCTGTATACGGTACTGATGCGGTAGCAGGCGTAGTCAATATTATCTTAAAAGATAATTTTGAAGGCCTAGACATGAACGTAAATTCTGCAATTACCGGTGAAGGCGATGCAACAGAAAACTCTATAGATTTCACTGTGGGTAGCTCTTTCGATAAAGGTAATATCGTTATCGGCATGCAGTACACAGATCGTGGTAAAGCATCACAAGCAGATCGTGGCTTTTCAGATTGCCCAATCGCAGAAGATGCAAACGGGTTAAACTGTAACGGTGGTTCTGTTTATGCTGAGGGTGGTCACATTTGGCAAGACAGTACTACAACAGCATTAAACGATAAAGGCGAAGAAGTTAGCGTTGGCTTGGCACAAGGCGACAACGGTTTAAGTGGTCAAGGTGGTCTACACCCATTTACTGATGCTGATCGTTACAACTTTTCACCAACAAGTTACTTATACACGCCAATGGAGCGTTTAAATTTAACGGGTATTGCAACTTACGAAATTAGTGATGATACAAGTTTATTCGCTGAGTTCACTTACACCAAGCGTTGGTCAGAGCAGCAAATGGCACCACAACCTGTATGGTTTGGTTTTAAATATGATGAATCAATGGGTGACTCACTTCTTGGTCAATCATACACAAGTAAAGTAGACCGTAACGGTGATGGTTACGCAGATGTAGATGCTGATGGTAAATACATTACTGAATCTGCAAACTATGCGTACGGTGATGATCTTTTCTACGGTCGCCGTATGTCTGATACTGGTCCACGTATTTTTGAACAGTCAGTTGACACTGTTCGCGCCGTTGTTGGTGCTGAAGGTTTTGTAGGCGATTACTCTTGGGACGTTTCAGCGAACTTCGGCCGTAACGATTCGGTTGATAAGTTAAGTAACTTACACAACATGGGTGCGATCGGCGATAGTATTTTACGTACCGTAGATGGCGAAGTTGAGGGCACATTTAACCCGTTAGATCAGTCTGCTTGGACTTCAGAAGATTTCCGTAAAAATGTATACACAGAAGTAAATAATGGTGGCAGCCAGTTATTCATTATCGCGGCATCTGTTTCTGGCGAGTTATTTGAATTACCTGCAGGTTATGCAGCATTTGCTGCGGGTGTAGAGCGTCGTCAAGAAAAAGCGTGGTTCACACCAGATTCACTAACTGCGCAAGGCCTTGCAAATGACCCTATGGTTGAACCAACAGCAGGTGGCTTTGATGTAAACGAAGCCTATGTTGAATTTGCGCTTCCACTACTAACAGATGCACCATTTGCGCAAAATGTAGAGCTTAGTGCCGCTATTCGTGCATTCGACTACAGCACGTTTGGTTCTGATAATACATGGAAATTAGGTTTAACATGGAAAGCAAATGATGAATTAATGCTACGCAGCGTTGTTTCAACGGCTTTCCGTGCTCCAACGGTTTCAGAATTATACTCAGGTAACTCTCCATCATTTAATCAAGTTGAATTCCCTGGTGCACAAGAGCAGGCTGAAGTAACTGTTGGTGGTAATGATGCATTAACACCAGAAGAAGCTGATACATTTACTGCGGGTATCGTGTATGAACCGCAGTGGTTTGATGGTTTCTCAATGACACTTGATTACTACTCAATTGAAATTGAAAACGCAATTGCAACTGTAGACAATCAATACATTGTTGATCAGTGTTTAGCTGTAGACACTAATGCAGGTTCTGCACTATGTCAGTCAGCAAATGTAAATCTAGACTCTACGGGTCGTATTACTTTTAACAACCAATTACAAAACATTGGTTCTGAAAAGACATCGGGTGTTGATTTAAATCTTGCATACAGCTTTGAAGCAGTAGGTCTTAACTGGAAAGCGGGCTTAGATACAACTTACTTAGATGAATATGTTGTAGAAGTAACTGGTTCTCCTGTTGATTACGCAGGGTTAGTAACATCTGGTTCAGGTGGTTACGCAGATCTTAAGTCAAACCTAACCATTAATGTGTCTGGCGATAACTGGGATGCACAATACCAAATGCGTTACATCGCGGGTATGGATAGCTACGCATGTCTAAATAAAGACACGTGTTATGCACCTACAACACCATCAGTTATCTATAGTGACCTAAGTGGTAGCTACCTAGTAAATGATACAGTTTCTCTTACTGCAGGTGTAAACAACTTGTTCGATAAACAGCCTCCTTACTACACTGGTAACAATGATTCAAACACTGACCCGTACACATACGATGTACTAGGTCGTCGTTTCTTTGCAAACGTAAACGTTAAATTCTAA